Proteins encoded within one genomic window of Gallus gallus isolate bGalGal1 chromosome 1, bGalGal1.mat.broiler.GRCg7b, whole genome shotgun sequence:
- the LOC121113484 gene encoding uncharacterized protein LOC121113484 isoform X2: protein MATEATNVNELCTVQISTSALSGQHLRYLYYKTRDAEVLLTLNDSPQEKVNVKRQAVGQQNSRPAQCRAEPLRDGKRSLLTEQRRNSGAPCSVEQKAEASLAWAGARRMLEHLCDGTAIAVLGSRTAASCARSSAAGPGGEAGRGRHGGRLLPLPRGREDPPARAGRAARAQPRARARRGAPLTIFVALLWTCSNSSTSFLCWGPQAWTPNG from the exons ATGGCTACAGAGGCCACCAATGTCAATGAGCTCTGCACTGTACAGATTAGCACCTCGGCCCTCTCAGGTCAACATCTCAGGTACCTTTACTACAAAACCCGAGATGCAGAAGTCCTTCTTACCCTGAATGACAGCCCTCAGGAGAAGGTTAACGTGAAGCGGCAAGCAGTCGGCCAGCAAAACTCCCGCCCCGCTCAGTGCCGGGCTGAACCACTGCGAGATGGGAAGCGCTCCTTGCTAACGGAGCAGCGGCGGAACAGCGGAGCGCCGTGCTCGGTGGAGCAGAAAGCCGAAGCGAGTTTAGCGTGGGCTGGGGCGAGGAGAATGCTTGAGCACTTGTGCGACGGCACTGCGATTGCCGTGCTCGGCTCCAGGACTGCCGCGAGCTGCGCGAGGAGCAGCGCCGCGGGTCCCGGCGGCGAGGCGGGGAGGGGACGGCACGGCGGGCGGCTCCTACCGCTTCCTCGCGGCCGAGAGGATCCGCCGGCCCGGGCAGGGCGCGCAGCCCGAGCGCAGCCCCGAGCACGCGCACG gagaggtgctcctctcaccatctttgtggccctcctctggacctgctccaacagctccacatcctttctgtgctgggggccccaggcctggacaccGAATGGATAA
- the EXPH5 gene encoding exophilin-5 isoform X4, translating to MLRKRLCVCGDTEDVNKRYDDSASTAPKVEEMAMAEMCNAPMSADTSGHSFDVKQDQVVEESTQEWDEQLEKEFFSVLSDLDDQLAQEQSQDPLDRTVSTSSASNVQYNQDDFPTLKRRTANRGQLRKDWTDIPSTFFPDGLRTIRAKDEHKIVIRPRKLHSAYINWQQTAFQDDFKYSDPADGNSHLRSSRLPSVSFGRSSEGSLYPSITQNSGFRHKSYMDRGTAGRSHSVCSLRRCPSSVSSDQLSASSLQCPLARENNNGFVPRFGRQTPKRIPLSSIVWNNTPDSPGQRSTHEKMFRTQSLLEFHATDHGRYPSSLQENEKYACYHSKHHYRRSISSSNCFSRISCPDKATSPLSFDNWENYPFYQSESNLSRSYCRDVSSHGKLYANHKNSPYGKTESYLSWTDIPQYYNDNVFISPDTRFEVMMPNLNDQQLAYTRNAKFASRHLQNDFHVYSPENMNIKTLTRSASRAFSEFTEGHQPWLSCNSVVSSSVVRNDESVSPNLKDQTKPIGLNRNSVVTQRGTKAGITQPEKAECRKLPDEVDTKDIPLQSMSQQADTNYISIQSFPSNNSAFAMLQSSASLFDTLRSKRQTQVSAGTDTSRMDASNSNKRNVQMKENNCTPSSVFSQSPCTLPANKSKKESFLSSQKEWEHNLHYVRRRESVKQDNQSAEAVNQAAAEGQSAQLNAASAPSTEKLANCHSLSSWPPDRSSSSSQSSPPALYHGVGKAAQVSRMGVTKKTSQITPQNTSTSVTKNCNELFNATSPQQGNSGNTSTRSFDGDPRTPEHSLSYFCLEKENGNMGNHSPCTERLHKQDNLLRHTSSCSITGSSRRSSLKSSDPLVIYYTLPRKSASIAGSIMSDTPISFPRENRRSMYDCLRSETPSGAYPCPSQRDVSCLDSKHSFLRSAPLNVAASNKEKHYPSPLTRSPNDSTSGSTSVELTDRCKHLSERESSVFSDCKERGNCLQKYKTTSTFTVCVDEDHVKYHELVSIYYTLPRRHSKTFCNLFRDNAEDADLSLPGENSQSPRIRKEKSEGHVSLANVFFPSTLEKEVPSCSSDQAPSALVTPQNVESVVHREEENSLLSPGSEKVCTSKSVSMVNNRNDSSTDLSSTDHVLSDVATKDISVGGPQSIAIVANSDNGLSDASNNQNTETYPKEKKEVSQTATSLTSTLPTPPKPGRSLGNPIYSASTSKNSVQKGNSANCSQPAPVSTNKNKNSLLLHTREKGSRVGRIHTECADVPLPPREDKGRGSTKVKQGVNFPHQTTPLYNNKSSRLQLRAGSSRNNTNNVSPCSKMLSESQKKAFEIRRASNADALLQPDEVVSADTGQLKNSKIKKEQNLQSTQMDKGCSGLQALRKHSEGSLDVSSKDKDLRVTPDQKLTQNVENENKLLSDCTRDKIKDIEKRKNRPSIKNKLAAVCKTSRKFSSKNLPPKPHISNIFSQNDGSATCSEVSMSPDSLSSADCRQSLLQSETENQNDSPHSDKNTQIPKPAEINKTENVNDPSLLVNILNWRSLKSSYTQKDATSSKKPTAKVENRPSLTAVSPDKALATRNKNSQTPDLRLENTSQPISLSPTALDPTDDEKRRASSSACTPPLSLLADKNSNTFVNNCLQADICPKQNLSSQAVLTERQNASESNSLRNANLHSQLLHKARAKSQHERHFSESICAQDSHETFASGSNILPKDSVHEKRCKSYSEVLACDENENWALDEDRCYSTRNLMYPSVEFGIFGKEQQLAFLENIKRSLTEGRLWRPCLLNNPSAFRDGETPSISRTELFSSSSAGSKVSSAASSPQELPDIYHDDPAAYSDSDSDTTTDDEYYLDDIDKESEL from the exons ATGCTGCGGAAAAGACTGTGCGTCTGTGGAGATACAGAAGATGTAAATAAAAG ATATGACGACTCTGCAAGCACAGCTCCAAAGGTGGAAGAAATGGCAATG GCTGAAATGTGTAATGCCCCAATGTCAGCTGATACAAGTGGTCATTCTTTTGATGTAAAACAAGATCAAGTGGTGGAAGAGAGCACCCAGGAGTGGGACGAACAGCTAGAGAAGGAGTTTTTCAGTG TTCTTAGTGATCTAGATGACCAGCTGGCCCAGGAGCAATCCCAAGATCCGTTGGACAGGACGGTTTCTACTAGCAGTGCATCAAATGTGCAGTACAATCAAGATGACTTCCCTACTTTGAAGAGGCGCACTGCTAATCGAGGGCAACTCAGAAAAGACTGGACTGACATACCCAGCACATTTTTCCCAGATGGACTGAGAACGATAAGAGCCAAAGATGAGCACAAGATCGTCATCAGACCAAGGAAATTGCACAGTGCATATATAAACTGGCAACAGACAGCCTTTCAAGATGATTTTAAGTACAGTGATCCAGCTGATGGAAATTCTCATCTGCGAAGCAGCAGGCTGCCTTCCGTTTCTTTTGGGCGGTCTTCAGAAGGTAGCTTGTATCCTTCCATAACACAGAACAGCGGATTTAGGCACAAGAGTTACATGGACAGGGGTACAGCTGGCAGAAGTCACTCGGTATGTTCCCTTCGGAGGTGCCCATCATCAGTATCTTCTGACCAACTATCAGCATCTAGTTTACAGTGTCCATTGGCAAGGGAGAACAACAATGGCTTTGTACCAAGGTTTGGTCGACAAACCCCAAAGAGAATTCCTTTGTCTTCTATTGTATGGAACAATACACCAGACTCTCCTGGGCAAAGATCAACTCATGAAAAGATGTTTAGAACGCAGTCACTTTTGGAATTTCATGCTACAGACCATGGCAGATACCCCAGCTCTttgcaagaaaatgagaaatatgcCTGTTACCACTCAAAACACCACTACAGGAGATCTATTTCAAGCAGTAATTGCTTCAGTAGAATTAGTTGCCCTGACAAAGCCACTTCTCCATTGTCCTTTGATAACTGGGAAAATTATCCATTCTACCAATCAGAAAGTAATCTCTCTAGATCATACTGTAGAGATGTTTCTTCTCATGGCAAGTTGTATGCAAACCACAAAAATTCTCCTTatggaaagacagagagctaTCTTTCTTGGACTGATATTCCTCAGTACTACAATGATAATGTGTTTATTTCTCCTGATACCAGATTTGAAGTGATGATGCCTAATTTGAATGACCAGCAGCTGGCATATACAAGAAATGCCAAGTTTGCTTCCCGGCACCTGCAGAATGATTTTCACGTGTATTCTCcagaaaatatgaatattaaaaCATTAACAAGAAGTGCAAGTAGAGCTTTTTCGGAATTCACTGAAGGCCATCAGCCTTGGCTAAGCTGTAACTCTGTAGTTTCTTCTTCTGTTGTCAGAAATGATGAATCTGTCTCACCTAATTTGAAGGACCAAACAAAACCTATAGGACTGAACAGGAATTCAGTCGTTACCCAAAGAGGCACTAAGGCAGGTATTACACAACCAGAAAAGGCTGAATGCAGGAAACTGCCTGATGAAGTGGACACCAAAGACATTCCCTTACAATCTATGTCTCAACAAGCAGATACAAACTACATCAGTATCCAGAGTTTTCCCTCAAATAACTCTGCTTTTGctatgctgcagagcagtgcatcTCTCTTCGACACACTGAGATCAAAGAGACAAACCCAAGTCAGTGCCGGAACAGATACTTCAAGAATGGATGCATCGAACAGCAATAAAAGAAATGtacaaatgaaggaaaataattgcaCACCCAGCAGTGTATTCAGTCAGTCTCCCTGTACTTTGCCAGCTAACAAGAGCAAGAAGGAATCTTTTCTTTCAAGCCAGAAAGAATGGGAACATAATCTGCACTATGtgagaagaagagaaagtgtCAAACAGGATAATCAGAGTGCAGAAGCAGTTAACCAAGCTGCCgcagagggacagtctgcacagctgaatgctgcttctgctccatCCACTGAAAAGCTAGCAAACTGTCACAGCCTGTCGTCCTGGCCTCCTGACCGTTCATCTAGTTCCTCCCAAAGTTCACCACCAGCACTTTATCATGGAGTTGGAAAAGCAGCTCAAGTGAGCAGAATGGGCGTTACCAAAAAGACTTCGCAAATAACACCACAAAATACAAGCACTTCAGTTACTAAGAACTGTAACGAACTCTTCAATGCTACTTCTCCACAACAGGGAAATTCTGGAAATACTTCTACACGTAGTTTTGATGGAGATCCCAGGACCCCTGAACATAGTTTAAGTTATTTTtgccttgaaaaagaaaatggaaacatgGGGAATCATTCACCTTGTACTGAAAGGCTTCACAAGCAAGACAACTTGCTGAGACATACCAGTAGCTGCAGCATCACTGGTTCCTCAAGGAGAAGCAGCCTCAAATCCTCTGATCCACTTGTTATTTATTACACTTTACCGAGAAAATCAGCTAGCATTGCTGGTAGTATCATGTCAGATACACCCATCTCTTTCcctagagaaaacagaagaagcaTGTATGATTGTTTAAGGTCTGAAACTCCAAGTGGAGCATATCCCTGTCCTAGTCAAAGAGATGTGTCTTGTTTAGATTCAAAACATTCCTTCCTGAGGTCAGCACCATTAAATGTTGCTGCAAGTAACAAAGAGAAACATTACCCCAGTCCTTTAACCAGAAGTCCTAATGATTCCACAAGCGGCAGCACATCAGTTGAGCTGACAGACAGATGTAAACATCTAAGCGAAAGAGAATCCTCTGTGTTTTCAGACTGTAAGGAAAGGGGAAACTGTTTGCAGAAATATAAAACTACAAGCACGTTTACAGTATGTGTTGATGAAGATCACGTCAAGTACCACGAGCTAGTTTCAATTTATTACACGTTGCCACGGAGGCAttccaaaacattttgtaaCCTCTTTAGGGATAATGCAGAGGATGCAGATTTATCTCTTCCTGGCGAAAATTCTCAGTCACCAAGAATACGAAAAGAGAAGAGTGAAGGTCACGTGAGTttagcaaatgttttttttcccagtactTTGGAAAAAGAGGTGCCTTCCTGTTCTTCTGACCAAGCACCTTCAGCTCTGGTCACACCTCAGAATGTAGAATCTGTAGTTCACCGTGAAGAAGAGAATTCCCTCTTATCTCCTGGCTCCGAGAAGGTATGTACTTCCAAGTCAGTGAGCATGGTAAATAATAGGAATGACAGTTCAACAGATCTTTCATCAACAGATCATGTACTTTCTGATGTGGCAACAAAAGACATTTCTGTAGGTGGTCCACAGTCCATTGCAATAGTGGCTAACTCGGATAATGGCCTTTCTGATGCCTCAAACAaccaaaatacagaaacatacccaaaagaaaagaaggaagtttCTCAAACAGCCACATCACTAACATCCACTTTACCAACCCCTCCCAAACCAGGCAGATCTTTAGGGAATCCCATTTATTCTGCTTCAACAAGTAAGAATAGCGTACAGAAGGGAAACTCTGCAAActgctctcagcctgctccAGTAAGTACgaataaaaataagaacagttTGCTTCTCCACACGAGAGAGAAGGGTTCTCGTGTGGGAAGGATCCACACAGAGTGTGCTGATGTGCCACTGCCGCCCAGGGAGGACAAAGGCAGGGGTAGTACCAAAGTGAAACAGGGAGTAAATTTCCCACACCAAACCACCCCTCTGTATAATAACAAAAGCAGCAGACTGCAGCTAAGAGCTGGCAGCTCAAGAAATAACACGAACAATGTAAGCCCTTGtagcaaaatgctttctgaatctcagaagaaagcatttgagATACGCAGGGCTTCCAATGCTGATGCACTTCTTCAGCCAGATGAAGTGGTTAGTGCAGATACAGGTCAGTTAAAGaattctaaaattaaaaaggagcAAAACTTGCAGAGTACTCAAATGGATAAAGGCTGTAGTGGTTTGCAGGCATTAAGGAAGCACAGTGAGGGCAGCCTGGACGTTAGCAGTAAAGACAAAGATTTGAGGGTTACACCAGACCAAAAATTAACACAGAATGtagaaaatgagaacaagctTCTCTCCGATTGCACAAGAGACAAAATCAAAGAtatagaaaaaaggaaaaacaggccttcaattaaaaataaactggcagctgtttgcaaaaCAAGTCGAaaattttcaagtaaaaattTACCTCCCAAGCCACACATAAGTaatattttttcacagaatgaTGGAAGTGCCACTTGTTCAGAGGTGAGCATGTCCCCTGACTCACTGAGTTCAGCAGATTGCCGTCAGTCACTTCTGCAGTCTGAAACCGAAAATCAGAATGACAGTCCGCACTCTGACAAGAATACACAAATACCAAAACCAGCTGAGATTAATAAGACTGAAAATGTGAATGATCCTTCTTTACTTGTTAACATCTTAAATTGGAGGTCTCTTAAAAGTTCATACACCCAGAAGGACGCCACCAGTTCCAAAAAACCTACAGCGAAAGTGGAAAATAGGCCAAGTCTTACAGCCGTATCTCCAGATAAAGCATTAGCCACAAGAAATAAGAATTCCCAAACACCTGATCTCAGGTTAGAAAATACAAGCCAGCCCATCTCACTCAGCCCTACTGCACTGGACCCAACAGATGATGAGAAAAGAAGAGCTAGCAGCAGTGCTTGCACTCCTCCTTTATCCCTTTTAGCTGACAAAAACTCAAACACGTTTGTAAATAATTGCTTGCAGGCAGACATATGTCCAAAGCAGAACTTGTCCTCTCAGGCAGTGCTTACTGAGCGTCAGAATGCCTCTGAATCCAACAGCTTAAGAAATGCAAACTTGCATAGCCAACTGTTGCACAAGGCTCGTGCGAAAAGTCAGCATGAGCGTCACTTTTCTGAAAGTATTTGTGCTCAAGATTCTCATGAGACCTTTGCCTCTGGAAGCAATATTCTGCCAAAAGACAGTGTACATGAGAAGAGGTGTAAATCTTACTCAGAGGTGTTGGCCtgtgatgaaaatgaaaactgggCATTGGACGAGGACAGGTGTTACAGTACAAGGAATCTGATGTATCCTTCTGTTGAATTTGGTATATTTGGCAAAGAACAACAATTGGCTTTCCTGGAAAATATCAAGAGGTCACTCACAGAAGGGCGATTGTGGAGACCTTGTCTTCTTAACAACCCCAGTGCTTTCCGAGATGGAGAGACCCCTTCCATAAGCAGAACGGAGCTTTTCAGCTCGAGTTCTGCTGGAAGCAAGGtgtcctctgctgcttcatcGCCCCAGGAGCTGCCCGACATCTATCACGATGACCCAGCTGCGTACTCAGACTCGGACTCTGATACCACCACGGATGATGAATATTACCTGGATGATATAGATAAAGAATCAGAACTGTGA
- the LOC121113484 gene encoding uncharacterized protein LOC121113484 isoform X1, whose protein sequence is MATEATNVNELCTVQISTSALSGQHLRYLYYKTRDAEVLLTLNDSPQEKVNVKRQAVGQQNSRPAQCRAEPLRDGKRSLLTEQRRNSGAPCSVEQKAEASLAWAGARRMLEHLCDGTAIAVLGSRTAASCARSSAAGPGGEAGRGRHGGRLLPLPRGREDPPARAGRAARAQPRARARCFVIRRELKPVVYWTHSLFRSIHKHLQTKTPPRLMTLSLQHQKDPLNGTKLAQASARQTSPQD, encoded by the exons ATGGCTACAGAGGCCACCAATGTCAATGAGCTCTGCACTGTACAGATTAGCACCTCGGCCCTCTCAGGTCAACATCTCAGGTACCTTTACTACAAAACCCGAGATGCAGAAGTCCTTCTTACCCTGAATGACAGCCCTCAGGAGAAGGTTAACGTGAAGCGGCAAGCAGTCGGCCAGCAAAACTCCCGCCCCGCTCAGTGCCGGGCTGAACCACTGCGAGATGGGAAGCGCTCCTTGCTAACGGAGCAGCGGCGGAACAGCGGAGCGCCGTGCTCGGTGGAGCAGAAAGCCGAAGCGAGTTTAGCGTGGGCTGGGGCGAGGAGAATGCTTGAGCACTTGTGCGACGGCACTGCGATTGCCGTGCTCGGCTCCAGGACTGCCGCGAGCTGCGCGAGGAGCAGCGCCGCGGGTCCCGGCGGCGAGGCGGGGAGGGGACGGCACGGCGGGCGGCTCCTACCGCTTCCTCGCGGCCGAGAGGATCCGCCGGCCCGGGCAGGGCGCGCAGCCCGAGCGCAGCCCCGAGCACGCGCACG TTGTTTCGTCATTAGAAGAGAGCTGAAGCCTGTGGTTTATTGG ACGCACAGTCTTTTCCGCAGCATCCATAAACATCTTCAGACCAAAACACCACCACGGCTGATGACACTGTCTCTCCAACACCAAAAGGACCCCCTGAACGGCACTAAGCTAGCTCAAGCTTCTGCCAGGCAGACTTCTCCACAGGACTGA